The following are encoded together in the Arcobacter aquimarinus genome:
- the rny gene encoding ribonuclease Y: MEYVIVSVIVGILSSAISIFVVKKLDKAKFEVFIEQAKAKAKVIEHEAEVALKDAQLRAKIECDREFKNARKDYEIMLSKIEKKERELNEHLESELKIIKSEKEQIIEKNRQITALKEGLELQKKSYEEKNLEAIKILENASGLTEEEARELMLKKVKEDSRAEISSIFRKKYKIAEQNTKNEINNMLSHAVTRYAGEFAAERLINNIPLNDEETKGKIIGKEGRNIKALEMLLGVDIIIDDTPNNITISSFNLYRRAVATKTIQQLLEDGRIQPARIEEIYKKVKFEFDKNIQKEGEDVVLELGIKSMHPELIKLVGRLRYRASYGQNALAHTLEVSHLAGLLAAQMGGDAILARRAGLLHDIGKALTHEAPGSHVHLGAEICKRYDECDTVINAIYAHHGHEEPINVESASVCAADALSAARPGARREVLESFLKRVEEIENICTTKFGVLNAYAINAGREVRVIVRSELVNDDESVLLATEIAKEIEEKVQYPGEIKVNVIRELRAESYAR; the protein is encoded by the coding sequence ATGGAATATGTGATAGTGAGTGTTATTGTAGGAATTTTAAGTTCTGCAATTAGTATCTTTGTTGTAAAAAAATTAGATAAAGCAAAATTTGAAGTCTTTATTGAACAAGCAAAAGCAAAAGCAAAAGTTATTGAACATGAAGCAGAAGTAGCTTTAAAAGATGCTCAATTAAGAGCTAAGATTGAGTGTGATAGGGAGTTTAAAAACGCAAGAAAAGATTATGAAATTATGCTTTCTAAAATTGAAAAAAAAGAGAGAGAGTTAAACGAACATTTAGAATCAGAATTAAAGATTATAAAATCTGAAAAAGAACAAATAATAGAAAAAAATAGACAAATTACTGCTTTAAAAGAGGGATTAGAATTACAAAAAAAGAGTTATGAAGAGAAAAATTTAGAAGCAATAAAAATACTAGAAAATGCTTCTGGATTGACAGAAGAAGAAGCTAGAGAGTTAATGCTTAAAAAAGTAAAAGAGGATTCAAGAGCTGAAATTTCTTCAATTTTTAGAAAAAAATATAAAATAGCAGAACAAAATACAAAAAATGAAATCAATAATATGCTTTCACATGCAGTTACTAGATATGCAGGTGAATTTGCAGCTGAAAGATTAATAAATAATATACCTTTAAATGATGAAGAGACAAAAGGTAAAATTATTGGTAAAGAAGGACGTAATATAAAAGCTCTTGAGATGCTTTTAGGTGTTGATATTATTATTGATGATACTCCAAATAATATAACTATTTCTTCTTTTAATCTTTATAGACGTGCTGTTGCTACAAAAACTATTCAGCAATTACTTGAAGATGGACGAATTCAACCAGCACGTATTGAAGAAATTTATAAAAAAGTTAAATTTGAGTTTGATAAAAATATTCAAAAAGAAGGTGAAGATGTTGTTTTAGAATTAGGTATAAAATCAATGCATCCTGAACTTATCAAACTTGTTGGAAGATTAAGATATAGAGCAAGTTATGGTCAAAATGCCTTAGCTCATACTTTAGAAGTTTCTCATTTAGCTGGACTTTTAGCAGCTCAAATGGGTGGAGATGCAATATTAGCAAGACGTGCAGGACTTTTACATGATATAGGAAAAGCTTTAACTCATGAAGCACCAGGTTCTCATGTACATTTAGGTGCTGAAATTTGTAAAAGATATGATGAGTGTGACACAGTTATAAATGCAATTTATGCTCATCATGGACATGAAGAGCCAATAAACGTTGAAAGTGCTTCTGTTTGTGCAGCTGATGCTTTAAGTGCAGCACGTCCAGGAGCTAGAAGAGAAGTATTAGAAAGTTTCCTAAAAAGAGTTGAAGAGATAGAAAATATCTGTACAACTAAATTTGGTGTTTTAAATGCTTATGCAATTAATGCAGGAAGAGAAGTAAGAGTTATTGTAAGATCTGAACTTGTAAATGATGATGAGTCAGTATTATTAGCAACTGAAATAGCAAAAGAGATAGAAGAAAAAGTACAA
- a CDS encoding TlpA family protein disulfide reductase, whose protein sequence is MQFKTLAFLSILSILFFAGCDSKDKNEDTNETKIEKIERKTEFQLKTTNNTIVDLKLEDEKIVLKDYPNKIVLLNFFATWCPPCRAEIPSLIKLQDDYKNDFVVISVLLEEMKSNEEILDFIKNFEINYTVTTSSENFDLAKSLGGIKSIPTMFLIDKDGNIFQKYVGLVPAEMMEIDIKKVLEK, encoded by the coding sequence ATGCAGTTTAAAACTTTAGCATTTTTATCTATTTTATCTATTTTATTCTTTGCAGGGTGTGATTCTAAAGATAAAAATGAAGATACAAATGAGACTAAAATTGAAAAAATTGAAAGAAAAACTGAGTTTCAATTAAAAACAACTAATAACACCATTGTTGATTTGAAATTAGAAGATGAAAAAATTGTTTTAAAAGATTATCCAAATAAAATTGTTTTATTAAACTTCTTTGCAACATGGTGTCCTCCTTGTAGGGCTGAAATTCCTAGTTTAATAAAGCTTCAAGATGATTATAAAAATGATTTTGTAGTAATTTCTGTACTCCTTGAAGAGATGAAAAGCAATGAAGAAATTTTAGATTTTATAAAAAATTTTGAAATAAATTATACTGTTACAACATCAAGTGAAAATTTTGATTTAGCCAAAAGTTTAGGTGGTATAAAATCAATTCCTACGATGTTTTTGATTGATAAAGATGGAAATATATTTCAAAAATATGTAGGATTAGTTCCAGCTGAAATGATGGAAATAGATATTAAAAAAGTTTTAGAAAAATAA
- the ftsY gene encoding signal recognition particle-docking protein FtsY has translation MFSFFKKKKEENNELIKEKILEENSSIDNSYANPVEIKEQEIEIEQKNEEQEEKKSFFSRALEKTFATIKTVVPQKKEKISFDDIEELLIEADMEYEIIEKAMNGLPSEITRKQLRHRLVMLFEHAPDVDLSNLPKPFVRLIIGVNGAGKTTTIAKLANKSKKDGKSVILGAGDTFRAAAIEQLSTWANKLDVPIIKTKQGHDASAVAYDTISAAIARNIDNVIIDTAGRLQTQTNLNNELKKIVKVCSKAMENAPHQKLMILDGTQGNSAIAQAKAFHEMVGIDGIIVTKLDGTAKGGALFSISNQLELPIFYVGIGEKQDDLIEFSPENFVDSLLDEIYTSEEK, from the coding sequence ATGTTTAGTTTTTTTAAGAAAAAAAAAGAAGAAAATAATGAATTAATAAAAGAAAAAATTTTAGAAGAAAATTCTTCAATTGATAATTCATACGCTAATCCTGTTGAAATAAAAGAACAAGAAATAGAAATTGAACAAAAAAACGAAGAACAAGAAGAAAAAAAGAGTTTCTTTTCTAGAGCATTAGAAAAAACATTTGCAACAATAAAAACAGTTGTTCCTCAGAAAAAAGAAAAAATCTCTTTTGATGATATTGAAGAACTTTTAATTGAAGCAGATATGGAGTATGAAATTATAGAAAAAGCAATGAATGGTCTTCCTAGCGAAATAACAAGGAAACAATTACGTCATAGACTTGTAATGCTTTTTGAACACGCTCCTGATGTTGATTTATCAAATTTGCCAAAACCTTTTGTAAGACTTATTATTGGAGTTAATGGTGCTGGAAAAACAACAACTATTGCTAAACTTGCAAATAAATCAAAAAAAGATGGTAAATCTGTAATTTTAGGAGCTGGTGATACTTTTAGGGCTGCTGCTATTGAACAACTTTCAACTTGGGCAAATAAACTTGATGTTCCAATTATCAAAACTAAACAAGGTCATGATGCAAGTGCTGTTGCTTATGATACGATAAGTGCAGCAATTGCAAGAAATATTGATAATGTAATTATTGATACAGCAGGAAGATTACAAACTCAAACAAATTTAAATAATGAGCTAAAAAAAATTGTAAAAGTATGTTCAAAAGCTATGGAAAATGCACCACATCAAAAACTTATGATACTTGATGGAACACAAGGGAATAGTGCTATTGCTCAAGCAAAAGCATTTCATGAAATGGTAGGAATAGATGGAATAATTGTTACTAAACTTGATGGAACTGCAAAAGGTGGAGCTTTATTTTCTATCTCAAATCAACTTGAACTTCCTATTTTTTATGTTGGAATTGGTGAAAAACAAGATGATTTAATAGAATTCTCACCTGAAAATTTTGTCGATAGTTTATTAGATGAAATCTATACATCTGAAGAAAAATAA
- a CDS encoding 5-formyltetrahydrofolate cyclo-ligase, producing MENNHKGDFRKSCIKKLEFIGLFSKYYKNKVIVKKLEKFIKVSESKNILLYIPLGIEVDIKPLILNLRKTKKNVYVPFMQGDSFKIVKYRLPLYKKRFGIKEPNNSSFKPRKLDLAIVPVVGVDAVYKRIGYGKGMYDRFFDRLSYKPTIIFTQLVLCKSEKVLSDNYDIQADYIITN from the coding sequence ATGGAAAACAATCACAAAGGTGATTTTAGAAAATCGTGTATAAAGAAATTAGAATTTATAGGTCTTTTTTCAAAGTATTATAAAAATAAAGTTATTGTAAAAAAATTAGAAAAATTTATAAAAGTTAGTGAATCAAAAAATATTTTACTTTATATACCTTTGGGTATAGAAGTTGATATAAAACCTTTGATACTTAATTTAAGAAAGACAAAAAAAAATGTTTATGTACCATTTATGCAAGGGGATAGTTTTAAAATAGTTAAATATAGACTTCCTTTGTATAAAAAAAGATTTGGAATAAAAGAGCCTAATAACTCTTCTTTTAAACCTAGAAAATTAGATTTGGCTATAGTTCCTGTTGTAGGAGTTGATGCTGTTTATAAAAGAATAGGTTATGGAAAAGGTATGTATGACAGATTTTTTGATAGATTAAGTTATAAACCAACAATAATTTTTACTCAATTAGTGCTTTGTAAAAGTGAAAAGGTTCTATCTGATAATTACGATATTCAAGCTGATTATATAATTACAAATTAA
- a CDS encoding cytochrome-c peroxidase — protein sequence MLLKIIFILFFNVILFSKEPITPIPLEIDFDKEKANLGKELFFDPILSKDNTISCHSCHILEQGGDDNLQFSFGVDGKVGNMNSPTVFNSTFNFVQFWDGRAKNLQEQVQGPITNEVEMAHTFEEIIKILNNTEYKEKFRKIYKDGVTKNNITDSLAQFQKTLITPNSPFDKYLRGDKNAISKEQKQGYELFKNQGCIACHHGVNVGGNLYAKFGLISELQSDSKGRYEVTKNELDKYYFKVPTLRNIELTSPYLHDGRIEELEDVVKFMAHYQLGKSLSEEEAKKIVLFLKSLTGDLKYYE from the coding sequence ATCTTGCTAAAAATTATTTTCATTTTATTTTTTAATGTTATATTATTTTCAAAAGAACCTATTACTCCTATTCCTTTAGAAATTGATTTTGATAAAGAAAAAGCAAATTTGGGAAAAGAGTTATTTTTTGATCCAATTTTATCTAAAGATAATACTATATCTTGCCACAGTTGCCATATTTTAGAGCAAGGTGGAGATGATAATTTACAATTTTCTTTTGGAGTTGATGGAAAAGTGGGAAATATGAATTCTCCTACAGTTTTTAATTCAACTTTTAATTTTGTTCAATTTTGGGATGGACGTGCAAAAAATCTTCAAGAACAAGTCCAAGGACCAATTACAAATGAAGTTGAAATGGCACATACTTTTGAAGAGATAATTAAAATACTCAATAATACAGAATACAAAGAAAAATTTAGAAAAATATATAAAGATGGAGTTACAAAAAATAATATTACAGACTCTTTAGCACAATTTCAAAAAACTCTAATTACTCCAAATTCTCCTTTTGATAAATATTTAAGAGGTGATAAAAATGCAATTTCAAAAGAACAAAAACAAGGATATGAACTTTTTAAAAATCAAGGTTGTATAGCATGTCATCATGGAGTTAATGTAGGAGGAAATTTATATGCTAAATTTGGACTTATTTCAGAACTTCAAAGTGATTCAAAAGGAAGATATGAAGTAACAAAAAATGAATTAGATAAATACTATTTTAAAGTTCCAACATTAAGAAATATAGAGTTAACTTCACCTTATTTACATGATGGAAGAATTGAAGAGTTAGAGGATGTTGTTAAATTTATGGCACATTATCAATTGGGAAAATCTTTAAGTGAAGAAGAAGCAAAAAAAATTGTTTTATTTCTAAAATCTTTAACTGGAGATTTGAAATACTATGAATAA
- a CDS encoding diguanylate cyclase domain-containing protein: MNKVFNRIIKYFDSVMFFLFLFIMVLILFIYNLTKINHKIKSFNDYSITINSIKILDNEFESLINNKATFINYDGVVEKINLKYELLQKLNNKEFYGDYDLELKNLVYDLNYKWKEKHQYLERFKSNNSAIIGSFNYIIELIKNMKLTQNIDIKDGVLLDNSLSLLFKLFVNIDFDKQVLEENVENLKQLSLKYDKSDFHFLFKKYNSTINELLNLNNIKSQLLEIDVKNKLELIESKLHQEYDKSIDKQLNIAILLFLISVVFLIISILNYIKSVRIKKELKAFKYAVENSDNSIVMTDINRNIIYVNESFEKVTGYRREDVLGKNPHILKSGRLPSDFYKNMNDILDKGEKWSGEFVNVNKFGDIYYETASITPIFNDDELTGYLAIKLNVTDYVKQQEKVEFIAHHDNLTLLPNRRSLEKKVNEYIHECLEKEKKFALYFIDLDGFKNVNDTLGHDIGDLLLKEVAKIFKDTLRNEDFVFRIGGDEFAIIIKYSNEEIDLEIIANKIIENINKPIFIKNHEINVGCSIGISLFPKDAQDLKNLLKYSDMAMYKAKQNGKNRVEFYDK, encoded by the coding sequence ATGAATAAGGTTTTTAATAGAATCATAAAATATTTTGATTCTGTGATGTTTTTTTTATTTTTATTTATAATGGTGCTAATTTTATTTATTTATAATTTAACAAAAATAAATCATAAAATAAAAAGTTTTAATGATTATTCAATAACTATAAATAGTATAAAAATCTTAGATAATGAGTTTGAATCTTTGATTAATAACAAAGCTACTTTTATAAATTATGATGGAGTTGTAGAAAAAATAAATTTAAAATATGAATTACTACAAAAATTAAATAATAAAGAGTTTTATGGAGATTATGACTTAGAGTTAAAAAATTTAGTTTATGATTTAAATTATAAATGGAAAGAAAAACATCAATATTTGGAACGTTTCAAATCAAACAATTCAGCTATTATAGGTTCATTTAATTACATTATAGAATTAATTAAAAATATGAAATTAACTCAAAATATAGATATAAAAGATGGTGTTTTATTAGATAATTCTTTATCTCTTTTATTTAAACTTTTCGTAAATATAGATTTTGATAAACAAGTATTAGAAGAAAATGTAGAGAATCTAAAACAACTCTCTTTAAAATATGATAAAAGTGATTTTCATTTTCTTTTTAAAAAATATAATTCTACTATAAACGAATTATTAAATTTAAATAATATAAAATCTCAACTTTTGGAAATAGATGTTAAAAATAAATTAGAACTTATTGAATCTAAGTTACATCAAGAATATGACAAAAGTATCGATAAACAACTTAATATTGCTATTTTATTATTTCTTATTTCAGTTGTTTTTTTGATAATTTCAATTTTAAATTATATAAAATCTGTAAGAATTAAAAAGGAACTAAAAGCATTCAAATATGCAGTTGAAAATAGTGATAATTCTATAGTTATGACAGATATAAATAGAAATATTATTTATGTAAATGAGTCATTTGAAAAGGTTACAGGTTATAGAAGAGAAGATGTTTTAGGAAAAAATCCTCATATTTTAAAATCAGGAAGACTTCCAAGTGATTTTTACAAAAATATGAATGATATTCTTGATAAAGGTGAAAAGTGGTCAGGAGAATTTGTTAATGTTAATAAATTTGGAGATATTTATTATGAAACAGCATCAATTACACCTATTTTTAATGATGATGAATTAACAGGTTATTTAGCTATTAAATTAAATGTGACTGATTATGTAAAACAACAAGAAAAAGTTGAATTTATTGCTCATCATGATAACTTAACTTTATTACCAAATAGAAGAAGTTTAGAAAAAAAAGTCAATGAGTATATTCATGAGTGTTTAGAAAAAGAAAAAAAATTTGCTTTATATTTTATAGATTTAGATGGTTTTAAAAATGTAAATGATACTTTAGGTCATGATATTGGAGATTTGCTATTAAAAGAGGTTGCAAAAATATTCAAAGATACTTTAAGAAATGAAGATTTTGTTTTTAGAATAGGTGGAGATGAGTTTGCTATTATAATCAAATATTCTAATGAAGAGATAGATTTAGAAATAATTGCTAATAAAATTATTGAAAATATAAACAAACCTATTTTTATAAAAAATCATGAGATAAATGTAGGATGTAGTATAGGTATATCTTTATTTCCAAAAGATGCACAAGATTTAAAAAATTTATTAAAATATTCTGATATGGCGATGTATAAAGCAAAACAAAATGGTAAAAATCGAGTGGAGTTTTATGATAAATAA